The genomic DNA CTTCCGCAGGCAGCTCCACGGTTCGTCCAAAGGCTCCCCGTTCGATCTCAATCACATGATAGCAGCGAACACCCGACTCCCGGTGCTCCGGCCTTTGCCCGGATATCTGGACGAAACAGCCATCGAAATGAATTCTCACTTGTTCGGGCGGAATGCCACCGAGATTCACCTCGATGACACATTCGTCAAGGGTCTCATAAAGGTCCATCGGCGGAGACCAAGTGGCACCGGCGGCAATAACCGGCCGTGTACTCGAAGACCAACCGAAGTAGTGGTAGCGAATGTG from bacterium includes the following:
- a CDS encoding Hsp20/alpha crystallin family protein: MNQSDTLCDSPVEAKPRRTTHIRYHYFGWSSSTRPVIAAGATWSPPMDLYETLDECVIEVNLGGIPPEQVRIHFDGCFVQISGQRPEHRESGVRCYHVIEIERGAFGRTVELPAEVDPGTSQATFRDGMLVIRVTKREGGTLPGCFPADSMEGLE